The sequence gaaaaaaaaaaaaaaaaagaaatgaaaaaaaaaaaaaaaaaaaaaagtaaactgatgaaaatttcaaaaaaaggcacccataaaaaaaaaaaaataataaaataaaaaacataaaaggaaaataaacaattaactAATTGGACCTCCGGGCAACCGGCAGGCATCCAAATTATGGAAACGATACAGAGAAGATTACCATGGTCCCTGCGTAAGGATGACCGTAAAGCAATCAAGAAGAAAAACATTTTTTcccttttctttttatttttttttttttttttttttttttttttttttttttttttttttttttttttttttttttttcttgctTTTCGAGGTTCTTTGATATGATGCTGTTAATATTGGGATAATATAAGAATTAAAAGAGTGACATTCACTCCTATCCCGACATCAATCAAAAACGAGAATAATCAACTATTATCATTAGCAGAATGGTATGAAGAAATTCACAAAATGGACACATACATTTCAAAGACTGAATTTCAATCGTCTCTCAACTAGAGTGGATATAGTTATGATCAAATATTCgagaatattttataataaaagatCACAAAAGACACAATGTTTAGATTCATGCGAGATGTTTACCATTTAACTATATCCACTATGAAGATTGTATGCTATGCAGTGAAAATTTGGGAGAAGATCCATATGGACATCGCCTCTTTAAATGTGAGAGAACattagaatttattttttacctCATTGATTGAATTACTTCATTTACATTTTCAGGCCGCGGTATGACACATTGACTTTAAAACTTACATATTTTTACTGTATTCCCCCAATATATGGAGAAGGATCATGATGTTAACATAGACTACGCATATCTTAGATTCCACGGAGAATACTTCGGATGGGGATATTAATGTGTACACTATGACCTATCTGGAACCTTCGCATTTAGACAATTATTGCACTTGTAATTTCTACGTCCCTAATGATTTCCTTGAACAATTGTCATATTAGGATATTATCTTGCTAAGTATATTGTATTTCGGTACCAGTGCTCCCGATTCTCATCTCATTCGACCATTTCATCTAAGAAACTacgttattattatttgtaaatacCAACGAGTTTAAAATtgatctaaaaaaaaaaaaaaaaaaaaagaattggatTATTTCGATGTTATTAAACATCCGATGGATTTAGGTACTATCAAGGGTGAATTGGATAATAATGGATATTCAACTATTAAAGATTTTACAGCAGATGTTAGATTAATGTTTGAAAATGCATTAACTTATAATGCAGATTCATCACCAATTTGGAAACATGCTAAAACATTACTCTACTTTCAtgtttttacaaaatttccCAAATGAAAAACCTCCGACCTataaaccaccaccacctacCCAACTCCAATCccaacacaacaacaacaatcaacttcttcaacatcaacaccaacctctgaaaaaaagagaaaacaTGATGAACATGTTAAAGTTAAAGAAGATACAAATTCTGCTCAACCAACTCTTCTTCGTCTTCAAATCATACAAATAGTGAAAAtgcttcatcttcatcttcatcttcatcttcatcttcatcttcatcttcatcttcatcttcatcttcatcttcatcttcatcttcatcttcatcttcatcttcatcttcatcttcatcttcatcttcatcttcaaaacaatcaaataattaataataatagtaataataataataataataataataataataataataataataataataataataataataataataataataataataataataataataataataatagtaattcaacaacaaattcatcatcatcatcatcatcatcatcatcatcatcatcatcatcatcatcatcaactactacaacaCAAAAGAAATACTCTGATGAAGAAAGAAGGAATTTAATGGAaagaattaatgaattaGCTCCTGATTATGTTCAAGaggttttaaatattatcgATCCAAATGCAAGCTGATGAAAGTCTTGAAATCGATATGTATcaaattgatgataaaaatgtATCACAAGttgaatcatttattaatgaatgttttaaaaaacaaaaacaatatgaataaaaaaaataaaaaaataaaaaaaaaactttactttttaaaatttaaatccataaataaaactctttatttttgtttatttccTTTATTGGATACTCTatgattaataaatattttaaaaaaatatgatgctattcatttattaactATTGTTGTCCTTTCTGAAAACCAGGTTATTGGTCCACCTTTTTGAGTGCTATGATTTGGTGTTTTGGTATGTTGTTGCGAGGTTAGTGTTTGTTGTGACCATGGTTATTTTCATTGAGAGACCCTCATTAAGTTGACATAGTCTGCTCATATCTTTATTTCCATATATATTACTTTGGATGGGGATATAATTGagtatattatttataagaACCTTCCCATGTTGAGAATATATAATTCATTCTGGGTGAATCACTTATATTTAACTCTttcttaatttattatttaattattaagatgtttataaaaaaaaaaaaaaatttattttttcaatcatttaactttatttttttaattgtttaattgtttaactgtttattttttaattaatgtaCGAGTTCTTCCATTAATGGAAATCAATCTAGAGAGGAAATTCGTATTCAATCCCAGAAGCATACATAACCAATAGTTTCGATCCAAAATTACCATAAGAATTAAATACTTTTAAAAAGGTAAATTTTTGGTCAAAGAGGTTTCTCCTTACATCAATGATGCTAGTTGTAAAGAAAAGAACATGCTTTCcctttatttaatgattccataattattattattattatttttttttttatttatttttaataaatgtaattatttaattaattacatTTTGATTAAGAAaccatattaattataattttttttttcaagacATAACTATGAGTGTCTAacttggaaaaaaaaaaaaaaaattatttattttattttattttattttatttatttatttatttgttttaatattaaccATATTGATTTTGTAATCACAAAAATGAGCAAATTTGACCTGACTTtacaatatatatatttttttttttgaattccaaaatttcatttgattatTCTTTAAGAttgaactttttttttctttgttgtCCTcaagaaatttatttatatctttggtggttttttttttaaattttattttatttaaaattaaaacattttttaaattataaatattatatttataataacaaatacttacaatataatttttaatgtaaaaattattatattttttttttatattatcaccattttttttttttttttaaaaaaataattatagtttAACCTTccaagaaaataaaaaaaataatcaatgttttttttttatttttaaattttacaaattaacGGTTAATCAAAAGCCCtctgaaaataaagatataaataaatttcttgAGGACAACACGAAATCATAGCAGATGTCTTCTACTGCATGGGCATCTATGACCCTAACCCAATCAACAGGGAACCACTCAATAAGGTGTACCAGTAACCTGGTTTTCAGAGAGGacaacaataattaattaatattgtaaaaaaaaaaaaaaataaacagcatcatactttttttttatgggcAACATCTAGCATGAAATCTAAACATCGTGCCTTTTGTTTTGggatctttttttataatatccTCTCAAGTTGAGTGACGATTGAATTCAGTCTTTGGAATCATTGTGTTCGTTTTGTGAATTTCGTCATACCATTCTgctaatgataataattgattattctCGTTTTTGATTGATGTCGGGGTGGGATTGAAGATCACTCTTTTAAATCTTATATTATCCCAATATTAACAGCATCATATCAAAGAACCTCGAAAAgcgagaaaaaaaaaaaaataaaataaaaaaaaaaaaaataaaaaaaataaaaaataaaaagaaagaaaaggaGGTCCAATTagttaattgtttattttccttttatgtttttttttatttttatttttaatattaattaactGTTTGCTTTATCAATAAttagtaattttttattttaattttaaatattttattacttaATAATAAGTGTTATaatgtttaaatttttttttttttttttttttttcaaatatcaATTTATATAACTCAGTAAtagtaaaatttttttttttttttttagcttttattttctatatatatatattttatttttttattttttattttttattttttttagttataaTTCACcgcatttaaaaataaaatattttattaataaatttttttttttttttaatatttttttatttttaattaattagaaaagaataaaaataattgcaGTAAATTATATTTGGAAATTTCTTTGTTGtcaaaaaaataagtttTGTTCAAAAACAACATgctccaaaaaaaaaaaaaaaaaaaaaaagagcaaatattaaaaaaaaaaaaaaaaaaattagatattttcaaaacattttttatttttttatttttattttttttttttttacttttttttttttttttttatttttttttttttttttttaatttattattttttattatactatttttaaaaataaaaaatgtcgGACAAGGTAAAAGATTATGATCCTCGTAtgtactttattttttttaatttttttgttttttttttttttgggttttccaaatattttttttttttttttttttttttttacaaaaccATACCCAGTATTAATGCagttataattttaattttttttttttattttaattttttttaaaatttttttttttattttttaatattttttttttattttttaatttttaatttttttatttatttttttatcttttatttacatctatttataataatcaataaaaataataataatgtctgtaattttaccatcattacaacaacaacaacaacaacaacaaattcaacaaattgaaaaacaaccAAATCAATTCACAGGATTACCTAAAGGAATAgcattatataattttttctcAACCgatgaagaagaattaaCATTGGAAGAAGGTGATATTATAGATATTATAGAGGAAGCAGATGATGGATGGTGGAAAGGTGTTAAAATTTGTGgaaatattgaattaaataaagaaggTATTTGTccttataattatataaaaaagttaTCAACTTTGGATTTTTATCAACTTTGTGAAGGAAAATCTCCGAGATTACAATATGTTcacaatattttaaaattatctcaatctaaagaaaataatatacaaaaacaacaacaacaccaacaacaccaacaacaacaacaagaacaagaacaagaagaggaagagCAACTACatcaaaaatatcaaaattataatgGTAATCAATTTAAAGATAGTACACATATAATAGCATCATTATCAGATCCATTAGAAAAAAGAGGATCAGGACGTAATAGTGATTTTTTAGATCAACAAATGGAAGAACAAAGAGAACaagatgaattattaaaattacaaagagaacaaattgaagaaagaaataaacaaaataatagtggtggtagtggtggtataACAATTAGGTTAAATGATATAGCAAAAGAaggttttttaattaaaaaaggtcATATAAGAAGAAATTGGAATGTTAGATggtttcaattaaaaagaaatattttaacTTATTCTAAAACTCCAAATGTATGTTAAAcatatttttggttttaatttttcattataaattattaatttttattttttttatttttttcccaGGATATTAAATTAAGTGGAACAATTATATTATCACCAGAATCTGAAATTGATATTGCTACAAATATGAAAAGAACAAATtgttttcaaattaaaaatcaaagttttattttttattgttcaTCTCAATCTCAAAGTGATATGGAGTCTTGGATAACTGCTTTGAATACTGCAAAggtttgtaattttaaattagaaaaaactaaattaaaaaaatttattattaatattaataaaattattattttcttttttttttttagaatgtacattaatattaaatttaaaaataaaataaagataaaatcgaataaaataaaaacaattaaaaaaataatagtttttttttttttttccaaaacaAATCattaatctaaaaaaaaaaaattaaaaaaaataaaaacaaaattaatgatattgatatattatttattatctatTATCGTTGATTGTATGGTTTtcttattaatattatatatatttgattttattttccaaaaaaaaaaaaaaaaaaaaaaaaaaaaaaaaaaaataagtcctttaaaattaaaatatgtcATCAAACAACtgaattcaaataaatccCGGTCCAGATGGTATTATGAATCACTCACAAACGAAAgttattatcaccaattcTAGCCTCAGCTTTCAATGATGCAATAAAGAATCCACATctaatttaaaatgattttataaagaTGGTTTGATTTCTAAAGAAAGGTGACCTAGAACCTATTAAAAATGGTGGATCGATCACTTAGCAAACTGTATAtacaaaattcaatttaaagcaatcattttccattttttattaaatgtgTTGCGgaaattaaacttttttttttttttttttttttttttttaaaaaaggtaaaataatgtaatttttaatatctaaatagatagatatattaaaacaaaataaaataaaaaataataataaattttcttttgataATGTATTTGAATaagttaaaaatattttatttttttttttttattttattttttttttataaagaatGATCACCTTCTAatcttaaaatttttaaatgttctTCACTACATAAAACTggagttttaaatttaatagtaTATTCACATTTACCAGGTTCTTGTACATCATATAATTCATTATCTTGACCACATTCCATAAGGACTTTAAGTGAACGTTTTGGACCACCCCAACATTGTTgaccattttcaaataacatcattttaccattatcaccaaatgATTCGAATTTACCTAAACTAGTATGACCTTGTGATGCTTTTTCATATGGACAAACACTGTAAGTGTACTCTTTAGTAGCCAAATCAAAACATTTACTATACAATGGAATGAAAACATTATTAACTCCTAAATCAGATTTAAGCATTTTATCaatcttttcaatttcattttctttttcttttaaacttTCTCTTTTCTTTGATAATTCGCTCTCCAACCCACCAAGatctatttattaataaaataaaataaaataaaataaaatattagtaaaaataaatttaaaatattattatgtatttatttaatattggtagtgtttttattttttttttattttttttttttaaaaaaaaaaaaaaaaaaaaaataaaaattggaaaaaaaagataaactacccatatcttttaatgaaataaatcGATTTGGTAAAATAGGAAggataaaattataaactgaatttttaatagatttaatttttttaaaaattatttgtaatttatttaccaattcctcttcatcatcatcatcatcatcattatcctcttcatcattatcatcatcattcaaatcatttttattattattattattattaactgtTGTATGATCAACTttttctatattattattatttttaatttcatcctctttattattatcatttttgtTGTCATcaatgttgttgttgttgttgttgttaatgttattattatcatctttacctttttaaatgatattaaagtaaaaattattgaaattagaTAAAAAATTGCTTTTGATTTTAGTATTCAttatattgaattaaaaaaaaaattagataaaGAAAGATGAAAGAAAGATgtaaagattaaaaaaaaaaaaaaaaaaaaaaatagaaaaaaaaagaaaaattttaatcttACCTTTAGAAATTGCATCTAAAAGTTCAGATGTTTGAATTTCTGGTTGTTCAACAATattttcaccattttcaccattttcaCCAACTacttctttattttcttcacCTTCTTTTGGTTGATcaatattttgttgttgttgatgttgttgttgatcagTACCTTCtatttctttatcttttttctctttttcatttaataatcttttattttcaagTTCTCTTTCAGATTTCTTttgttcaattaaaacttccaattctttaatttcttgtGTAATTGgatcaatttcttttcttaAACGAATGATTTCATCTGTTTTTTCATTGAAAACTCTTGTACCTTCTTCTTCCATTtgtttcttcttctttaaaCCAATTTCATAGGCTTCAATAACTTGAT comes from Dictyostelium discoideum AX4 chromosome 2 chromosome, whole genome shotgun sequence and encodes:
- a CDS encoding bromodomain-containing protein; the protein is MDLGTIKGELDNNGYSTIKDFTADVRLMFENALTYNADSSPIWKHAKTLLYFHRKHDEHVKVKEDTNSAQPTLLRLQIIQIVKMLHLHLHLHLHLHLHLHLHLHLHLHLHLHLHLHLHLHLHLHLHLQNNQIINNNSNNNNNNNNNNNNNNNNNNNNNNNNNNNNNNNNNSNSTTNSSSSSSSSSSSSSSSSSSTTTTQKKYSDEERRNLMERINELAPDYVQEVLNIIDPNAS
- a CDS encoding hypothetical protein (protein kinase C substrate 80K-H homolog): MKSILYICLTLVCLTQQVLSLSPTYGVGPEELEYYKEGKYFNCLRSNVQIPFSQVNDDFCDCPDGTDEPGTSACSSNGRFYCQNIGHKGNYISSSFVNDGVCDCCDGSDEYQLKVKCKNNCKEIGEESRKKQNQVIEAYEIGLKKKKQMEEEGTRVFNEKTDEIIRLRKEIDPITQEIKELEVLIEQKKSERELENKRLLNEKEKKDKEIEGTDQQQHQQQQNIDQPKEGEENKEVVGENGENGENIVEQPEIQTSELLDAISKGKDDNNNINNNNNNNIDDNKNDNNKEDEIKNNNNIEKVDHTTVNNNNNNKNDLNDDDNDEEDNDDDDDDEEELVNKLQIIFKKIKSIKNSVYNFILPILPNRFISLKDMGNLGGLESELSKKRESLKEKENEIEKIDKMLKSDLGVNNVFIPLYSKCFDLATKEYTYSVCPYEKASQGHTSLGKFESFGDNGKMMLFENGQQCWGGPKRSLKVLMECGQDNELYDVQEPGKCEYTIKFKTPVLCSEEHLKILRLEGDHSL